ACTGGCAACACTCACATCCAGGTCGGTAAGGAAGCGAACATCGCGGCTGGTAACAATACCCACCAGATCTCCTTTATCCATTACCGGAACACCGGAAATATTGTGATGGGTTGTCAGGGCGATCAATTCACGCACGGTGGCATCCGACTCGATCGTAATCGGGTCTTTTACCACACCGGCTTCAAATTTTTTCACCGCACGCACCGCAAGAGCCTGTTCTTCAATGGACATGCTCTTGTGAATAATGCCGATACCACCTTCCTGTGCCAGGGCAATTGCCAGGCGCGCTTCCGTTACTGTATCCATAGCAGCGGAGACAATGGGAATATTCAGGGTGATATTGCGGGACAGCTGGGTTTTAAGGCTGACATCCTTGGCGGTCACCTCGGAATAACCGGGCACAAGTAGGACGTCGTCGAAAGTGAGGGCTTCGCGCGCGATGCGCAGATTGGATTCAGACATTGTTGACACTCAAACCTCGAATAGGCGGGATTGGGTATCGGCGCGATTATACCTCTCAGGAATAAAAGCGCAAATGGCATTTCATAGAAAATCAGATTTAACGAGTAAAGCACTTTACCTATAAAGGGGATACTGCAATATTGCTCCGCCAGTTTTCACTTGAGAGGCACAGATGCAATCCAGCCCAGCAACTCCCAACAGCAAACGCAGTGTCCTGTCGGTAAGCGATTTGAACCGGGAGGTGAAACAGCTGCTGGAGGGCAGCATTCCACTACTGTGGATCAGCGGGGAAATCTCCAATTTTACTGTGCCCAGCTCCGGCCACTGGTATTTTAGCTTGAAAGATGCCCGCGCCCAGGTGCGCTGTGCCATGTTTCGCGGGCGCAACCGCAGTGTGGCTTTTCGCCCACAAAACGGCCGCGAAGTGCTGATCCGTGCACGGGTTAGCCTCTATGAGGGCCGCGGTGAATTCCAGTTGATCGTGGAACATATGGAGGAAGCCGGCTTCGGCGCCCTGATGCGCCAACTGGAACAACTCAAAGCCAAATTACAGGCCGAAGGGCTATTCGACAGCGCCCGAAAACGCGCCCTGCCCTATTTGCCCACCAATATTGGCATTATCACTTCCCCGACTGGTGCCGCGATTCGCGATATGATCCATGTATTGGGTCGACGCCACCCTGGAGCGCGAATTGAACTCTGGCCAGTGGCTGTACAAGGCCAGGGAGCGGCGCAACAAATCGCCGGCGCTATTGGAAAAGCTGGCCGCAGCGGTCGCCACGACCTACTTATCGTGGGGCGTGGCGGCGGCTCTTTGGAGGATCTCTGGCCTTTCAATGAGGAGGTTGTTGCGCGAGCCTTGGCCACCTGCCCCATTCCCACAATTTCTGCGGTAGGCCACGAAACAGACACGACCGTTTCCGATCTGGCTGCCGATCTACGCGCACCCACCCCCTCAGCAGCAGCGGAAATTGCCAGTGCAAATGCCGCTGAGTTATATCAACGGCTGGAAAATAGTAGGCTTCGATTATATAGGGCCATACAGCAGCAGGTTCGCCACTTACAGCAGAAAATTATGTTGAGCCGTAATCGTTTACGCCACCCGCGTGAACAACTGCAAAACCGCTCGCAACGCCTGGACCACCTGGAGATGCGCCTATTGGCCGCAGGCCAGCAGCAAATTCAGCAGCGCCGCAACCAATTGGCAGCAGCTCAGCGGGCCTTTACCCACTACCAACCCCAGAGGCAATTACAGAAAAAAGGAGAACAGCTGAAATTTGTGCAAAGCACTTTGCAACGCGCGGCTGAGCGCCTTTTGCTGCAAAAAGCTGACAGGCTCAACCACCAAGCGCAGTTACTTCACAATGTGAGCCCACTGGCTGTTTTACAGCGCGGCTATGCTATTGCCAAGGATTCCCAAGGTAAACCTCTAAAAGACAGCCGCACGCTCGAAATAAACCAGGAAATTGAAGTTCAATTGGCCCGGGGTCACTTTTCCGCCAAGGTAGAGAACATCAGTCACTAAAACCAGAAAATGGGCTGAAGAGGCACGACACTATAATCCACACATAGAGAGCTTTTGGAGCTATCTATGAGGTGCCGTTATAAAGCTATCAGCCCCTATTGCTGGATTTTTTTATACTTTTTTATACTAATTCTCGCACTTGCCGGATGCTCCCCAAAAGCACCCGAAGATTCAGAGAAGTCAGGTACTTTACAACCTACGGCCTCTTCAGAAAGTAGCCCTCAGGCAAATACCCCAACCGAGGAGAAAAAAAGTCCTACTGTTATTCCTGCAAAAGAACAACAGGTCAATTACATTGAAACCGGGGACCTCAAGGAAATAAAAAAACACGGCACCATCCGCTTCGTGAACTTGACCGGAGCAGCGGAAAACCTATTACCTAGAGACGGAGTAGTCAGCCTGCGCCACTTCGAGCTGGGAAATAAACTCGCCGACCAATTAAAGCTGGAGGCCAAGTGGATTAAGGCCCCAACCCCCGACAAAGCAG
The DNA window shown above is from Microbulbifer variabilis and carries:
- the xseA gene encoding exodeoxyribonuclease VII large subunit produces the protein MQSSPATPNSKRSVLSVSDLNREVKQLLEGSIPLLWISGEISNFTVPSSGHWYFSLKDARAQVRCAMFRGRNRSVAFRPQNGREVLIRARVSLYEGRGEFQLIVEHMEEAGFGALMRQLEQLKAKLQAEGLFDSARKRALPYLPTNIGIITSPTGAAIRDMIHVLGRRHPGARIELWPVAVQGQGAAQQIAGAIGKAGRSGRHDLLIVGRGGGSLEDLWPFNEEVVARALATCPIPTISAVGHETDTTVSDLAADLRAPTPSAAAEIASANAAELYQRLENSRLRLYRAIQQQVRHLQQKIMLSRNRLRHPREQLQNRSQRLDHLEMRLLAAGQQQIQQRRNQLAAAQRAFTHYQPQRQLQKKGEQLKFVQSTLQRAAERLLLQKADRLNHQAQLLHNVSPLAVLQRGYAIAKDSQGKPLKDSRTLEINQEIEVQLARGHFSAKVENISH